In Magnetococcales bacterium, the following proteins share a genomic window:
- a CDS encoding ATP-binding protein, with protein MYVRKIEVKNLKMLEHFIWELPEDVAAPGWHVWLGDNGSGKSTLVRACAATLIGPRDAMALRQPWGGWVRQDKERATVRLELTWDNEWDRWASVDDICTLEVEALAHEGEMVEKKDLGAYAERVHLDINRCLEEKIIPLEIQIDKINRSFFESQGLFPPPFNHAWGYWKGWFAAAYGPFRRFSGGGQEYRELFKNQSRISRFLSAFGDDVALTEVEHWLMHLRFAQLERKSLFMSGHTKPPPVLLDNLIHFINHPGFLPNRVQLKEVNSNGIQFIDSNGCQIDMNDLSDGFRSILSMTFELIRQLAATYREDRLFNEDNTQILAPGVVFIDEVDAHLHPRWQRDIGPWLTKLFPNIQFFVTTHSPLVCQGAVKGSVWRLPDPVGEGGHPGGQVKGEALNRLLYGNILEAYGSGAFGPGINRSEEGHQLLMEFAKLNQRSFRGQLSPEEEVRRQELNGIFSATLPEDD; from the coding sequence ATGTACGTACGCAAAATCGAAGTCAAAAATCTCAAAATGCTGGAGCATTTCATCTGGGAGCTGCCGGAAGATGTCGCCGCTCCGGGATGGCATGTCTGGCTGGGAGATAACGGCTCCGGCAAATCGACCCTGGTTCGCGCCTGCGCAGCAACGTTGATCGGTCCCCGGGATGCCATGGCTTTGAGGCAACCCTGGGGGGGATGGGTGCGCCAGGACAAAGAAAGAGCCACGGTTAGACTCGAACTTACCTGGGATAATGAATGGGATAGATGGGCCAGTGTGGACGATATCTGTACTTTAGAAGTTGAGGCCCTAGCCCATGAAGGAGAAATGGTCGAAAAAAAAGATTTAGGAGCATATGCCGAAAGAGTACATTTAGACATTAATAGATGCCTCGAAGAAAAAATCATACCTCTCGAAATACAAATCGACAAAATAAACAGGTCTTTTTTTGAAAGCCAAGGACTTTTCCCACCCCCTTTTAATCATGCTTGGGGCTACTGGAAAGGGTGGTTTGCAGCAGCCTACGGCCCATTTCGTCGCTTTTCTGGAGGTGGACAAGAGTATAGAGAATTATTTAAAAACCAATCACGCATCTCTCGTTTTTTGTCAGCCTTCGGTGATGACGTAGCTCTGACTGAGGTAGAACACTGGCTTATGCACCTACGATTTGCCCAGCTGGAACGAAAATCTCTTTTTATGTCCGGCCATACTAAACCACCACCCGTATTGCTGGACAACCTGATCCACTTCATTAACCATCCTGGATTCCTACCCAACAGAGTACAACTCAAGGAAGTGAATTCTAATGGAATTCAATTTATTGATAGTAACGGCTGCCAAATTGACATGAACGACCTGAGCGACGGCTTCCGCTCCATCCTCAGCATGACCTTTGAACTAATCCGCCAGCTAGCTGCCACGTACAGAGAAGATCGCCTTTTCAATGAGGACAACACCCAGATCCTAGCCCCCGGCGTGGTGTTCATCGATGAAGTGGACGCCCATCTCCATCCCCGCTGGCAGCGGGATATCGGACCCTGGCTGACGAAGCTCTTTCCCAACATCCAGTTTTTCGTCACCACCCACAGTCCTCTGGTGTGTCAGGGTGCGGTGAAGGGGTCGGTTTGGCGTTTGCCTGATCCCGTTGGAGAGGGGGGGCATCCTGGGGGGCAGGTCAAAGGAGAGGCGCTCAATCGGCTGCTTTATGGCAACATTTTGGAAGCTTATGGATCCGGGGCGTTTGGTCCAGGGATCAATCGCTCTGAAGAGGGGCATCAGTTGCTGATGGAATTTGCCAAGCTGAATCAGAGGAGTTTCAGAGGGCAACTGTCACCGGAGGAAGAGGTCAGGAGGCAGGAACTGAACGGGATTTTCAGCGCCACCCTCCCGGAAGACGATTGA
- a CDS encoding aminoglycoside phosphotransferase — protein sequence MIKLASPKLDPANQAYLDKKQREVNQSGSYGDQVDAAKTKWKNKSDNHFGAIRNVLSGMTHIGRRCHYCEDSYADEVEHIKPKNLYPDEAFQWSNYLFSCGPCNGSHKNDQFAVFDAQGQFHDITRGDKDPVIPPIPGDPAFIDPRAEDPMDFLFLDLITFAFLPHADKGRDALKADFTINTLGLNTRTELVDMRKKAFRDFKARLKVYVQEKQAGRDISDLEKMHELFWREPHASVWREMVRSQPKIPELKKLFQQAPELMLPP from the coding sequence ATGATCAAGCTCGCCAGCCCAAAGCTCGATCCAGCCAATCAAGCCTATCTGGACAAAAAACAACGGGAAGTAAATCAATCCGGGAGTTATGGCGATCAAGTTGATGCAGCGAAAACAAAATGGAAAAACAAAAGCGACAACCATTTTGGTGCCATCCGAAATGTATTGTCAGGAATGACCCATATCGGTCGGCGTTGCCACTATTGTGAGGACTCATACGCTGACGAGGTGGAACACATCAAGCCAAAAAATCTCTATCCGGATGAAGCCTTTCAGTGGTCCAACTATCTCTTTTCATGCGGCCCCTGTAACGGCAGCCACAAAAATGACCAATTCGCCGTCTTCGATGCCCAGGGACAATTTCACGACATCACTCGCGGCGACAAAGATCCCGTCATCCCTCCCATTCCAGGCGATCCCGCGTTCATCGATCCCCGAGCGGAAGATCCCATGGATTTTTTGTTTCTCGATCTCATCACATTCGCTTTCCTGCCCCATGCGGATAAAGGCAGGGATGCTCTGAAAGCGGATTTCACCATCAACACGCTGGGGCTGAACACCCGCACCGAGTTGGTCGATATGCGCAAAAAGGCATTTCGGGACTTCAAGGCCAGGCTGAAGGTTTATGTCCAGGAAAAACAGGCTGGCCGGGACATCTCTGACCTGGAAAAAATGCACGAACTGTTTTGGCGAGAGCCCCACGCCAGCGTCTGGCGGGAGATGGTTCGTAGCCAACCAAAAATCCCGGAACTCAAGAAACTCTTCCAGCAAGCCCCGGAGTTGATGCTGCCACCGTGA
- a CDS encoding V-type ATP synthase subunit D — protein MEITPTRSALLEAKDERHVMGEGFRFLDEKRLLLAAEMMRLLERYQKLDQSFREIHGEAISALADGVQRHGLEGVQVQPAQTNDDTTIIQSERRFFGVRLVEAEDHPGEVEHPPAVNPSPEVAACREGYEKALAKLSELAVLSGNLRRLLYEYKRTERRARALEDVILPELDGAIHEMDQRLEEMEQEESVRVRLPGMESAHL, from the coding sequence ATGGAGATTACCCCCACCCGCAGCGCCCTCCTGGAAGCCAAGGACGAACGGCATGTCATGGGAGAGGGCTTTCGCTTTTTGGATGAAAAGCGCCTGCTCCTGGCGGCTGAAATGATGCGCCTGCTGGAGCGCTATCAAAAGCTTGATCAAAGCTTCCGGGAAATCCACGGGGAGGCCATCAGCGCCCTGGCTGACGGGGTCCAACGCCACGGCCTGGAAGGGGTGCAGGTTCAGCCCGCCCAAACCAACGACGACACCACGATTATTCAATCCGAGCGCCGCTTTTTTGGTGTGCGCCTGGTGGAGGCTGAGGATCACCCGGGAGAGGTGGAACACCCCCCGGCGGTCAACCCCTCCCCAGAGGTGGCCGCCTGCCGGGAAGGGTATGAAAAAGCCTTGGCCAAGCTCTCGGAGCTGGCGGTGCTTTCCGGTAACCTGCGACGGCTGCTGTATGAATATAAACGCACCGAACGCCGAGCCCGGGCTTTGGAAGATGTCATTTTGCCGGAGCTGGATGGGGCAATCCACGAGATGGATCAGCGGCTGGAAGAGATGGAGCAGGAAGAGTCGGTCCGGGTGCGCCTGCCGGGGATGGAAAGCGCTCACCTGTAA
- a CDS encoding V-type ATP synthase subunit B — MSELVNLQESGAVTRIEGPLLFAKRRVDVGLNEAVEVMGDDGRWRLGRIAALDDDYMTIEVLEATSGLALDETRVRFSGAPISFNLGPGVLGRVFNGVGQVIDGGPPIAAVENLPIDGAAINPLRRAKPADFIETGVSSIDLLNSLVRGQKLPIFSGGGLPHNKLALDIALHARLPGEVGKKKDGAEEGEGFAIVFAGLGVPHDTADTFRKTLEESGALGHTALFLNLASDSSTQRLLAPRFALTAAEYLAFVEGRHVLVIITDMTNYCESLREVSASHGEIPSRKGYPGYMYSDLATLYERAGCIQGRKGTLTQLPILTMPADDISHPIPDLTGYITEGQITLDRKLDRQGIFPPISVLPSLSRLMKDGIGEGFTHPDHPDLSNQLYASYSQTTQVRLLANVVGTDGLTETDRTYLAFGKVFEERFVGQQASRTLEESMAMGWELLSLLPDSEFSRLSDEQIAQNIRRK, encoded by the coding sequence ATGAGTGAATTGGTCAATCTTCAGGAGTCCGGTGCGGTCACCCGGATTGAAGGCCCCCTGCTTTTCGCCAAGCGTCGGGTGGATGTGGGCTTGAACGAAGCGGTGGAGGTGATGGGAGACGATGGCCGCTGGCGTCTGGGTCGCATCGCCGCTCTGGACGACGACTACATGACCATCGAAGTGCTGGAGGCGACCAGCGGTTTGGCTCTGGATGAAACCCGGGTGCGTTTTTCCGGAGCCCCCATCTCCTTCAATTTGGGGCCGGGGGTGCTGGGGCGGGTTTTTAATGGGGTGGGCCAGGTGATCGACGGCGGTCCCCCGATCGCGGCGGTGGAAAATCTGCCGATCGATGGCGCGGCCATCAATCCCCTGCGGCGGGCAAAACCGGCGGATTTTATCGAGACCGGGGTCTCTTCCATTGATCTGTTGAACAGCCTGGTGCGGGGTCAAAAGCTGCCGATCTTTTCAGGGGGCGGGCTTCCCCACAATAAACTGGCTCTGGATATCGCCCTCCACGCCCGGCTGCCGGGAGAGGTGGGGAAAAAGAAGGATGGTGCTGAGGAGGGGGAGGGGTTTGCCATCGTTTTTGCAGGCCTCGGGGTGCCCCACGACACCGCCGACACCTTCCGTAAAACTTTGGAAGAGAGTGGCGCTTTGGGTCATACGGCGCTGTTTTTAAACCTCGCTTCCGACTCCTCCACCCAGCGACTGCTGGCCCCCCGTTTTGCCCTGACCGCAGCGGAATATCTGGCCTTTGTCGAGGGGCGGCATGTGCTGGTGATCATCACCGACATGACCAACTATTGTGAATCCCTCCGGGAGGTTTCCGCCAGCCACGGCGAGATCCCCAGCCGCAAAGGCTATCCCGGCTACATGTATTCCGATCTGGCGACACTCTACGAGCGGGCCGGGTGCATCCAGGGGCGCAAGGGCACGCTGACCCAGCTGCCGATTTTGACTATGCCTGCGGATGATATCAGCCATCCTATTCCCGACCTCACCGGCTATATCACCGAGGGGCAGATTACCCTGGATCGCAAGCTGGATCGCCAGGGGATTTTTCCGCCGATTTCGGTGCTGCCGAGCCTTTCGCGCTTGATGAAGGATGGCATCGGCGAGGGCTTCACCCACCCGGACCATCCGGATCTTTCCAACCAGCTCTACGCCAGCTATTCCCAAACCACCCAGGTGCGGCTGTTGGCCAATGTGGTGGGGACGGATGGTTTGACCGAAACCGACCGCACCTATCTGGCATTCGGCAAGGTCTTCGAAGAGCGTTTTGTCGGCCAGCAGGCTTCCCGTACCTTGGAGGAGTCCATGGCCATGGGTTGGGAGCTGTTGTCCCTGCTGCCTGATTCGGAATTTTCCCGATTGTCCGACGAGCAGATCGCCCAAAATATCAGGCGGAAGTAA
- a CDS encoding V-type ATP synthase subunit A, with protein MNEAVIQWISGPVLKGRTQSPFRLNESVLVGQKRLLGEVVRLNGEEITVQVFEDTTGLRPGDRVVGQGMPLAVRLGPGLLGGIFDGLLRPLEGKDRDFIQAGLEELPPVRFIFNPKVKPGRILKGGDLFGSARRPNSDAKSQGCLVPPGSPGEVMEIQPKGEYDETETVCRLKDGSGKIHDIAMSQLWPVRTPRPVGERLGSGPPMLTGQRILDALFPVARGGKAAVPGGFGTGKTVLLETIAKWCNADVIVYLGCGERGNEMAGLLDEFPHLEDPRTGRALMERMVVIANTSNMPVAAREASIYTGVTVAEYFRDQGLHVAIMADSTSRWAEALREVSGRLGELPGEGGYPAYLTTRLAEFYERASRVRTLSGKGGSLTIIGAVSPPSSDFSEPVTIHTKRYVRNFWALDRKRAQARFYPAVDPLASYSEDAMALAPWWHKQGHPQWAEQRRRFLTLLEQQTRLERMARILGKDALPPQQQLILLSADLVNDAFLRQSAFSVNDRYCSPERQGRMMAVLNGFIDQAEKVVQRGVEVEEIAALPVVRRLRRMGDEISEEMSEGFDKLMEEVGAALEGLASGEGASL; from the coding sequence ATGAACGAGGCGGTCATCCAGTGGATCAGCGGGCCGGTGTTGAAGGGCCGGACCCAATCACCGTTTCGGTTGAACGAGTCGGTTTTGGTGGGGCAAAAAAGGCTCCTGGGGGAGGTGGTTCGCTTAAACGGCGAGGAGATCACCGTCCAGGTGTTCGAAGACACCACGGGCCTGCGTCCGGGGGATCGGGTGGTGGGCCAGGGCATGCCATTGGCCGTGCGCCTGGGGCCGGGGCTTTTGGGGGGCATTTTTGATGGTTTGCTGCGGCCCCTGGAAGGCAAGGATCGGGATTTTATCCAGGCGGGTTTGGAGGAGCTGCCACCGGTTCGATTTATCTTCAACCCCAAGGTCAAACCGGGGCGGATTTTAAAGGGGGGGGATCTTTTCGGCTCCGCCCGCCGACCCAACTCCGATGCCAAATCCCAGGGGTGCCTGGTGCCGCCGGGCTCTCCTGGCGAGGTGATGGAGATTCAGCCCAAGGGGGAGTATGACGAAACCGAAACGGTCTGCCGCCTGAAGGATGGCTCGGGAAAAATCCACGACATCGCCATGAGTCAGCTCTGGCCGGTGCGCACCCCCAGGCCTGTTGGGGAGCGCCTGGGCAGCGGCCCGCCGATGTTGACCGGCCAGCGGATTTTGGATGCGCTCTTTCCGGTCGCCCGGGGGGGCAAGGCGGCGGTGCCGGGTGGGTTTGGGACGGGTAAAACCGTGCTGTTGGAGACCATCGCCAAATGGTGCAACGCCGATGTGATCGTCTATCTCGGTTGCGGGGAGCGGGGCAACGAGATGGCGGGGCTGCTGGATGAATTTCCCCACCTGGAAGATCCCCGCACGGGGCGCGCCCTGATGGAGCGGATGGTGGTGATCGCCAACACCTCCAACATGCCGGTGGCTGCTCGGGAGGCGAGCATCTATACCGGGGTGACGGTGGCGGAATATTTCCGGGATCAGGGGCTGCATGTGGCGATCATGGCCGACTCCACCAGCCGCTGGGCCGAAGCCTTGCGGGAGGTGTCGGGGCGGTTGGGAGAGCTGCCTGGCGAGGGGGGCTATCCGGCTTATCTCACCACCCGCCTGGCGGAATTTTATGAGCGGGCCAGCCGGGTGCGGACGCTGTCGGGTAAGGGGGGATCCTTGACCATTATCGGTGCGGTGAGTCCCCCATCGAGCGATTTTTCCGAGCCGGTCACCATCCACACCAAGCGCTATGTGCGCAACTTTTGGGCGCTGGATCGCAAGCGGGCCCAGGCGCGTTTTTATCCGGCGGTGGATCCTCTGGCCAGCTATTCCGAGGATGCCATGGCCCTGGCTCCCTGGTGGCATAAACAGGGGCATCCCCAGTGGGCGGAGCAGCGGCGGCGCTTTTTGACCCTGCTGGAGCAGCAGACCCGGCTGGAGCGGATGGCGCGGATTTTGGGTAAGGATGCACTCCCGCCCCAGCAACAGCTGATTTTGCTGTCGGCGGATCTGGTCAATGATGCCTTCCTCAGGCAATCCGCTTTTTCGGTCAATGATCGTTACTGCTCCCCGGAGCGGCAGGGGCGGATGATGGCGGTTTTGAACGGCTTTATCGACCAGGCGGAAAAGGTGGTCCAACGGGGGGTGGAGGTGGAAGAGATCGCCGCCCTGCCCGTGGTGCGCCGCCTGCGCCGCATGGGGGATGAGATCAGCGAAGAAATGTCGGAAGGTTTTGATAAACTGATGGAAGAGGTCGGGGCCGCCTTGGAAGGGCTTGCCAGCGGTGAGGGGGCGTCGTTATGA
- a CDS encoding H+transporting two-sector ATPase C subunit has translation MPARTKLIVALTVFTGILAAGATLLLMGSPALASGGAVLPSAPPVDAGWGYLAAALATGVSSLGAGYAVATVGSAAIGAITEKPELMGRMLILVGLAEGIAIYGLIVSILILNRLG, from the coding sequence ATGCCCGCACGTACCAAGTTGATCGTCGCCTTGACTGTTTTTACCGGAATTTTGGCCGCTGGAGCCACCCTGTTGTTGATGGGCTCTCCGGCCCTGGCCTCTGGGGGAGCGGTACTCCCCAGCGCCCCGCCGGTGGATGCGGGATGGGGCTATCTGGCAGCCGCCCTCGCCACCGGGGTCTCCTCCCTGGGGGCGGGTTATGCGGTGGCGACCGTCGGTAGCGCCGCCATCGGCGCCATCACCGAAAAACCGGAGCTGATGGGCCGGATGTTGATTTTGGTGGGGCTGGCGGAAGGGATCGCCATCTACGGCCTCATCGTCTCCATCCTCATTTTGAACCGTCTGGGCTGA
- a CDS encoding ATPase, giving the protein MIISRPKPARWFRLVVTRDDLPRSVALLAARRAVELEADGREMHPTLLPELAPLLDRFEHLSDRFRPYWPAAENRGSDPLLNNPRTLMAQAVAALEGWQGKAEPLVMAHQARGAEALELKLLEEWLIAMGEGSLDLSLLRRGMGAQGVLESGLFLLPTGGEELEVEPEVMVHGVTTRQHHFWAAVAPREAMARLSDQVVAAKGRPLTLPDWLRGLPHEALTELEKRALAARHQLADLERQLKALGEQYRIPEYLGAVAELQWFYATVEKVSGSGHFALVTGWTDRDDEAVLNRALEKAGVRGLLGFSAQPPGEPPLVLANPWWAKPFEIFPKLLGTPGGQEADPSPILAILAPLLFGYMFGDVGQGAVLLGLGWYLREKKLPGGALLVSGGAMAIVFGFLFGSIFCREDIMPPLWLHPTAHPLEVLGTPMLLGALVILTGLALNGLGASWRGQQDKWLKKDVGEVLLYLGLLTTIVHPAGPWIAGAGVVWYLLGGQRLKPGVMTLLTGLGHLLETGLQLMINTLSFSRVGAFALAHAGLSQAVLTLSDVVGGGVAGLVVLILGNLLILVLEGLVVSVQTTRLVLFEFFVRFLTGDGRPFKPLSPPPGYESVP; this is encoded by the coding sequence ATGATCATCTCCCGCCCCAAACCGGCCCGCTGGTTTCGATTGGTGGTCACCAGGGACGACCTGCCCCGTTCGGTGGCGTTGCTGGCAGCCCGCAGAGCCGTGGAGCTGGAAGCGGATGGCCGGGAGATGCATCCGACGCTTCTGCCGGAGCTGGCCCCGCTTTTGGATCGTTTTGAGCACCTGAGTGATCGCTTTCGCCCCTACTGGCCTGCCGCTGAAAATAGGGGTTCTGACCCACTGCTGAACAATCCCCGAACCCTGATGGCCCAGGCTGTGGCGGCTCTGGAAGGGTGGCAAGGGAAAGCGGAACCTCTGGTAATGGCGCACCAGGCCCGGGGGGCGGAGGCCTTGGAGCTGAAACTCCTGGAGGAGTGGCTCATCGCCATGGGGGAGGGGTCGTTGGATCTCTCTCTGCTCAGGCGGGGCATGGGGGCTCAAGGCGTTCTGGAAAGCGGCCTTTTTTTGCTTCCGACAGGAGGCGAAGAGTTGGAGGTGGAGCCCGAGGTGATGGTGCATGGGGTGACGACCCGGCAACACCATTTTTGGGCAGCCGTCGCTCCCCGGGAGGCGATGGCGCGCCTTTCTGATCAGGTGGTCGCCGCCAAAGGGCGCCCCCTGACCCTCCCCGACTGGTTGCGGGGCCTCCCCCATGAAGCGCTGACCGAGTTGGAAAAGAGAGCGCTGGCAGCACGCCATCAATTGGCGGATCTGGAGCGGCAGCTCAAAGCTCTGGGGGAGCAATATCGGATCCCTGAATATTTGGGGGCTGTGGCCGAGCTGCAATGGTTTTATGCCACGGTGGAGAAGGTCTCCGGCAGTGGCCACTTTGCCCTGGTGACCGGTTGGACCGACCGGGACGATGAGGCGGTTTTAAACCGGGCTTTGGAAAAGGCCGGCGTGCGGGGATTGCTGGGATTTTCAGCCCAACCCCCGGGAGAGCCCCCTCTGGTGCTGGCCAATCCCTGGTGGGCCAAACCCTTCGAAATATTTCCCAAACTGCTGGGCACCCCTGGGGGGCAGGAGGCCGATCCGAGCCCGATATTGGCGATATTGGCCCCGCTGCTCTTTGGCTATATGTTTGGCGATGTGGGCCAGGGAGCGGTACTCTTGGGGCTCGGTTGGTATCTGCGGGAGAAAAAACTTCCGGGGGGGGCGCTTTTGGTCAGCGGTGGCGCGATGGCCATCGTGTTTGGTTTTCTCTTTGGCTCCATCTTTTGTCGGGAGGATATCATGCCTCCCCTCTGGCTCCACCCCACGGCCCACCCCCTGGAGGTGCTGGGTACCCCCATGTTATTGGGGGCGCTGGTGATTTTGACGGGGTTGGCTTTAAACGGCCTGGGGGCCTCTTGGCGGGGGCAGCAGGATAAATGGCTGAAAAAGGATGTTGGCGAGGTGTTGCTCTATCTGGGGCTGCTCACCACCATCGTCCACCCGGCTGGTCCCTGGATCGCAGGGGCGGGGGTGGTCTGGTATCTGCTGGGGGGACAGCGCCTCAAGCCGGGGGTGATGACGCTCCTGACGGGGCTGGGCCATCTGCTGGAAACAGGCCTGCAGCTGATGATCAACACCCTCTCCTTTTCCCGGGTGGGGGCCTTCGCCCTGGCCCATGCGGGGCTCTCCCAGGCGGTTTTGACCCTTTCCGATGTGGTGGGTGGGGGGGTGGCCGGGTTGGTGGTGCTGATATTGGGTAATCTACTGATATTGGTGCTGGAAGGGTTGGTGGTTTCGGTGCAGACCACACGGCTGGTGCTGTTTGAATTTTTTGTGCGCTTTCTCACCGGGGATGGCAGGCCCTTCAAGCCCCTCTCCCCACCGCCGGGTTATGAGAGCGTGCCTTGA